The proteins below are encoded in one region of Mya arenaria isolate MELC-2E11 chromosome 15, ASM2691426v1:
- the LOC128220398 gene encoding uncharacterized protein LOC128220398: MGSEKRHFVSTTLADYATDKKGGAAYYEDGRNYDAMQTAKAIYYQNPQKYEAERKNFTYSQQSYGTSHRTTRNTYSGRVDVVVEHWTGCTNQGVADDIRMAVEDNFRDVKFTEFIGRIDSFEVFVNGKLLYSRVMQGGYPYEEEVLEAVWRAKHGKEIYQVDRFGGSSSCHVL, from the exons ATGGGCTCGGAAAAGCGGCACTTCGTTTCAACCACTTTGGCGGATTACGCTACGGACAAGAAGGGTGGTGCTGCTTACTATGAGGATGGTCGGAACTATGACGCTATGCAAACTGCCAAGGCAATCTACTACCAGAATCCACAGAAATACGAGGCGGAGAGAAAGAACTTTACGTATTCCCAACAGAGTTATGGGACCTCACACAGAACCACTCGTAACACATACTCGGGGCGGGTTGATGTCGTCGTTGAACATTG GACCGGTTGTACGAACCAGGGAGTAGCAGACGACATTCGGATGGCCGTGGAAGATAACTTTCGGGATGTAAAGTTCACCGAGTTTATAGGAAGAATTG ATTCATTCGAGGTGTTTGTAAACGGTAAGCTGCTGTACTCCAGAGTGATGCAAGGTGGCTATCCGTACGAAGAAGAG gtattgGAAGCTGTTTGGCGTGCCAAACATGGAAAGGAAATATACCAAGTGGACAGATTTGGTGGCTCTAGTTCATGCCACGTACTTTAA